Proteins from one Cryptomeria japonica chromosome 4, Sugi_1.0, whole genome shotgun sequence genomic window:
- the LOC131068542 gene encoding putative UPF0481 protein At3g02645, whose protein sequence is MFKLENQLPLRILEDIRLQLGRDGEASSFESAFKNLSPVEVRGEVGRPTYKNRIDILQMLGEYMVDNTEEPSTSSTDHTEENHQGEADDKALLGALRDGQRNKKKLFKYIINMLKFVFSVIFVLLISRIVIIWFVWLLIWLMTESYLTYLRGRREEDGRHFPTIEELHRIGVKFKALKGKGISHIHFNESKSVLHLPKFTVDDRSEVILRNLLVMETQWEDKEKIITRYAVFKKDLINTSEEVARLKRRGIIANKLGTDEDVTRLWKTVTDPATDIPCYEKIDTVSESINSYRRKWWRVLWAKFWSAHCSKPWLVASLLGGISLLSLTVVQVVCLFNNCSNSGE, encoded by the coding sequence ATGTTCAAGTTGGAGAATCAGTTGCCACTCCGGATTTTAGAAGATATCAGGCTGCAACTGGGGAGGGACGGGGAAGCTAGCTCGTTTGAGTCTGCATTCAAAAACTTATCTCCTGTTGAGGTAAGGGGGGAAGTTGGCAGACCGACCTACAAGAACAGAATTGATATCCTCCAGATGCTTGGTGAATATATGGTCGACAATACAGAAGAACCATCTACTTCTTCTACAGACCATACAGAGGAAAATCATCAAGGTGAAGCTGACGATAAAGCACTCCTGGGTGCATTGCGAGATGGTCAGAGAAACAAAAAGAAGCTAttcaaatatataattaatatgctAAAGTTCGTATTTTCCGtaatttttgttcttctcatttcCCGAATTGTAATCATTTGGTTTGTATGGTTACTCATCTGGTTAATGACGGAATCCTATCTAACATACTTGCGGGGTAGAAGAGAGGAGGATGGCCGTCACTTTCCAACTATAGAAGAGTTGCATAGGATAGGAGTGAAATTCAAGGCATTGAAGGGCAAAGGAATAAGCCACATACATTTCAATGAGAGCAAGTCAGTACTACACCTGCCTAAGTTCACCGTAGACGACAGGTCGGAGGTGATACTGAGAAACCTTTTGGTGATGGAGACGCAATGGGAGGATAAAGAGAAAATAATAACGAGGTATGCGGTGTTCAAGAAGGACCTTATTAACACCAGtgaggaggtggctcggttgaagCGACGAGGCATCATCGCCAATAAGCTTGGAACCGACGAAGATGTGACTCGGCTCTGGAAAACTGTCACTGATCCGGCAACCGACATACCATGTTATGAAAAGATTGACACGGTTTCAGAATCTATAAATTCTTACCGAAGAAAATGGTGGAGGGTTCTGTGGGCTAAATTTTGGAGCGCCCACTGTTCTAAGCCATGGTTAGTCGCTTCTCTTCTCGGAGGAATCTCCCTTCTGTCACTTACGGTAGTACAGGTCGTTTGCTTATTTAACAACTGTTCAAATTCGGGCGAGTAg